From Solibacillus isronensis, the proteins below share one genomic window:
- the mbcS gene encoding acyl-CoA synthetase MbcS, which yields MNKNQLVAPEIYNIVNEFEKHENKSSKTALVFQEENGHQERYTYEELLQRANQVANAFYAQGLKKGDVILIMLPRCLEAYVSYIGALKAGLVIIPSSELLRAKDIDYRLNHSEAKAIIVMEQFVNEFEYVENLANVECFIVGNEKEGWTSLMELAEQQSNEFDSVETTANDLAFLAYTSGTTGNPKAVMHSHGWGYAHLRTTAAEWLGVRDGDTVWATAAPGWQKWIWSPFLAVLGSGATGFVYKGKFDPTQFLHLIEQQQINVLCCTPTEYRMMAKLDQLNSFNLSSLRSAVSAGEPLNREVIETFEREHRLTVRDGYGQTENTLLIGTLLNMELRPGSMGKPTPGNIIDLINEDGDLVPPGEVGDIAVHKSTPALFKGYYKDPERTAIQYRGDWYVTGDRAIKDEDGYFWFEGRNDDIIISSGYTIGPFEVEDALTKHPAVQECAVVASPDEIRGNVVKAFVVLKDVTLKESPTIVEDLQNHVKQLTAPYKYPRIIEFLDELPKTISGKIRRVELRVK from the coding sequence ATGAATAAAAATCAATTAGTTGCACCGGAAATTTATAATATTGTAAATGAATTTGAAAAGCATGAAAATAAAAGCTCAAAAACAGCATTAGTATTTCAGGAAGAAAACGGACATCAAGAGCGTTATACATACGAAGAGTTACTACAAAGAGCAAATCAGGTTGCAAATGCCTTTTATGCACAAGGTTTAAAAAAAGGTGATGTCATTTTAATTATGCTGCCTCGCTGTTTAGAAGCATATGTTTCTTATATTGGAGCATTAAAAGCAGGATTGGTCATTATTCCAAGTTCGGAGCTGCTGCGAGCTAAAGATATTGATTATCGTCTAAACCATTCAGAGGCTAAGGCAATTATCGTGATGGAGCAGTTCGTAAATGAATTCGAATATGTAGAAAATTTAGCGAATGTAGAATGCTTTATTGTAGGGAATGAAAAAGAAGGATGGACTTCATTAATGGAGCTTGCAGAGCAGCAGTCAAACGAATTCGATTCTGTTGAGACGACGGCTAATGATTTGGCGTTTTTAGCCTATACTTCAGGCACGACAGGGAATCCAAAAGCCGTAATGCACTCACATGGCTGGGGATATGCACATTTACGTACAACGGCTGCTGAGTGGCTTGGTGTACGTGATGGCGATACGGTATGGGCAACTGCAGCTCCAGGATGGCAAAAATGGATCTGGAGTCCGTTTCTTGCTGTATTAGGTAGTGGTGCAACAGGATTTGTGTACAAAGGGAAGTTCGATCCAACACAGTTTTTACATTTAATTGAGCAGCAACAAATCAATGTGCTTTGCTGTACGCCGACAGAATATCGTATGATGGCGAAATTAGATCAATTAAATTCATTTAATTTATCTTCATTGCGCAGCGCTGTTTCAGCTGGTGAGCCTTTAAACCGTGAAGTGATCGAAACATTTGAACGTGAGCACCGATTAACTGTCCGTGATGGTTATGGTCAAACAGAAAATACATTGTTGATCGGGACATTGTTAAATATGGAATTACGCCCTGGCTCGATGGGGAAACCGACTCCGGGAAATATCATTGATTTAATTAATGAAGATGGTGACCTTGTACCGCCTGGTGAAGTCGGTGATATTGCAGTGCACAAATCGACTCCTGCATTATTTAAAGGATATTATAAAGATCCGGAGCGTACAGCGATTCAGTATCGTGGAGATTGGTATGTAACAGGCGACCGCGCAATAAAGGATGAAGACGGCTATTTCTGGTTTGAAGGCCGAAATGATGACATTATTATTTCATCTGGTTATACAATCGGACCATTTGAAGTAGAAGATGCGTTAACGAAGCATCCTGCTGTACAGGAATGTGCTGTTGTTGCAAGTCCGGATGAAATTCGAGGGAATGTTGTAAAAGCATTTGTCGTCCTTAAAGATGTTACATTAAAAGAAAGCCCAACAATTGTAGAAGATTTGCAAAATCATGTAAAACAGCTGACAGCACCATATAAATATCCTCGAATTATAGAGTTTTTAGATGAATTACCTAAAACAATTTCAGGGAAAATCCGTCGTGTTGAATTGCGTGTAAAGTAA
- the thiI gene encoding tRNA uracil 4-sulfurtransferase ThiI, with the protein MIFKEILVRYGELSTKGRNKKDFISRLRDNVRYSFNDIAPLKIRAERDRMFIEVENKEKFDVLMDRLPHVFGIQSISPVASCEKDLDVMKALAFEILEDYREKGDLTFKVEVHRTDKTFPLNTHELQREMGATILPNFPNFKVQVKNPDFALRIEVREDAIYMMAQVIQGAGGMPIGSNGRSLLMLSGGIDSPVAGYLMMKRGVRLDAIHFFSPPYTSDNALQKVKELANELTKFGANIRLHVIPFTELQVAVKDAVPDNMSMTSTRRMMMKVADKVREDIGALGIVTGESLGQVASQTLESLTAINDVTNTPILRPLISADKNDIIKIAKDIGTYETSIQPFEDCCTIFTPSSPKTKPKLEKVQRFESFTEFDELIDRAVKNREVYQFPQKEVKEDKFADLL; encoded by the coding sequence ATGATTTTTAAAGAAATTTTAGTTCGCTATGGTGAATTATCAACAAAAGGTCGAAACAAAAAAGATTTTATCAGCCGTTTACGCGATAATGTACGCTATTCATTTAACGATATTGCACCATTGAAAATTCGTGCAGAGCGTGACCGTATGTTTATTGAAGTTGAAAATAAAGAAAAATTTGATGTACTAATGGATCGTTTACCACATGTTTTCGGTATTCAATCAATCAGCCCAGTTGCATCTTGTGAAAAAGATTTAGATGTGATGAAAGCTTTGGCATTTGAAATTTTAGAAGACTATCGTGAAAAAGGCGATTTAACGTTTAAAGTTGAAGTACATCGTACAGATAAAACTTTCCCGTTGAACACGCATGAATTACAGCGTGAAATGGGAGCTACGATTTTACCGAATTTCCCGAACTTTAAAGTACAGGTGAAAAATCCGGATTTCGCACTTCGTATTGAAGTTCGTGAAGATGCGATCTATATGATGGCTCAAGTAATCCAAGGTGCTGGAGGTATGCCGATTGGTTCAAACGGACGTTCGCTGCTAATGCTTTCAGGCGGTATTGATAGCCCAGTTGCCGGTTACTTAATGATGAAACGCGGCGTTCGACTGGATGCAATTCATTTCTTCAGTCCTCCATATACGAGCGATAATGCATTACAAAAAGTTAAAGAACTTGCAAATGAATTAACAAAATTCGGTGCAAATATTCGCCTGCATGTCATTCCGTTCACAGAACTGCAAGTAGCAGTAAAAGACGCGGTGCCAGACAATATGTCAATGACTTCAACACGCCGTATGATGATGAAAGTGGCAGATAAAGTGCGTGAAGACATTGGCGCATTAGGTATTGTAACAGGTGAAAGCTTAGGGCAAGTCGCTTCACAAACTCTGGAAAGCTTAACTGCAATAAATGATGTGACAAATACACCTATTTTACGTCCGTTAATATCGGCAGATAAAAACGATATCATCAAAATTGCAAAAGATATTGGCACATACGAAACATCAATTCAGCCATTTGAGGATTGCTGTACAATATTTACACCGTCTAGTCCGAAAACAAAACCGAAATTAGAAAAAGTTCAGCGTTTTGAAAGCTTTACGGAATTCGATGAACTAATTGATCGTGCCGTTAAAAACCGCGAAGTATATCAGTTCCCTCAGAAGGAAGTAAAAGAAGATAAATTCGCTGATTTACTATAA
- the sppA gene encoding signal peptide peptidase SppA codes for MNTKRVVALIIAAVLLFFSIGINTIISIFKTDFFTSIDNLMGTESLTYENVVETGDLTSRIAHLTVDGVIQDVGEPSIWETVDYNHQLFMEQLDAVLEDDTIKGVVLSVNTPGGGVIESEEIYQKLLKIKEEKQIPIYVSMGSMAASGGYYISAPADKIFAQRETITGSIGVIMQSINYGKLAENFGVEFETIKSGEHKDMFGGVRPSTKEELAMLQEMIDESYEHFVDIIEAGRNMSEAQVKKVADGRVLGGTQALRAGLVDEIGNEEATINALRADFGLEDAELFEYTMDTSSWGSLLGVKLGSMLRPSAESEVLSKIISTTNSPRMMYLYGDY; via the coding sequence ATGAATACAAAACGAGTTGTGGCACTCATTATTGCTGCCGTATTATTATTTTTCTCTATTGGGATCAATACGATCATTTCGATTTTTAAGACCGATTTCTTTACTAGTATCGACAATTTAATGGGTACGGAATCGCTCACATACGAAAACGTCGTGGAAACAGGAGACTTAACGAGTCGAATTGCACATTTGACGGTAGATGGTGTAATCCAGGATGTAGGGGAACCAAGTATATGGGAAACGGTTGATTACAACCACCAGCTGTTTATGGAACAATTGGATGCTGTACTGGAAGACGATACAATTAAAGGCGTTGTATTATCTGTAAACACTCCAGGTGGCGGTGTCATTGAATCAGAAGAAATTTACCAAAAGTTATTGAAAATTAAAGAAGAAAAACAAATTCCAATTTATGTCTCAATGGGATCAATGGCTGCTTCCGGCGGTTATTATATTTCAGCACCGGCAGATAAGATTTTTGCTCAACGCGAGACAATTACCGGTTCAATCGGTGTTATTATGCAATCGATTAATTATGGGAAATTAGCCGAAAATTTCGGGGTCGAGTTTGAAACAATCAAATCAGGCGAACATAAAGACATGTTTGGCGGTGTACGACCTTCTACAAAAGAGGAACTTGCGATGCTGCAGGAAATGATTGATGAATCATATGAGCATTTTGTCGATATTATCGAAGCTGGGCGTAATATGTCTGAAGCGCAAGTGAAGAAAGTGGCGGATGGCCGTGTATTAGGCGGTACTCAGGCACTGCGAGCAGGGTTGGTGGATGAAATTGGAAATGAAGAAGCGACAATTAATGCATTACGCGCGGATTTTGGATTGGAAGATGCAGAGCTGTTTGAATATACAATGGATACATCAAGCTGGGGTTCTTTATTAGGTGTAAAACTAGGTTCTATGCTGCGACCATCTGCTGAGTCTGAAGTATTGTCCAAAATTATTTCAACGACAAATTCGCCTCGTATGATGTATTTATATGGTGACTACTAA
- a CDS encoding cysteine desulfurase family protein has translation MIYLDNSATTKPHKDVLATFMLVNEQYYANPASIHRAGVESNALLTKAREQLANILHTDEKNILFTSGGTESNNAALFGLAKSSKFRGKHIITTEIEHPSILEAVKRLEEEGYEIDYLKVNKYGVISLEELQQKLRKDTIIVSIMHVNNEIGAVQPIKEAAQIIHRTCQAMFHVDAIQSFGKLPVIFDGDNGPDVISISGHKIQGLKGSGLLAFRKKPQLKAFIVGGGQEFGLRSGTVAVPQAVSLAKAARLAVEGMPGNVENFKKWSAELHHFFEQFGQEVYVLSPKDGAPHILSFSVRGLKGEILINALQKRDIIVSTSSACSSKQTKTSHVVEALNIDSRYKNGVLRLSLGAINTDEDIASFKKQFTIVMKELKGDITQ, from the coding sequence ATGATATATTTAGATAATAGTGCGACAACAAAACCGCACAAAGATGTCTTGGCTACATTTATGTTAGTGAATGAACAATATTATGCCAACCCTGCATCGATACACCGTGCAGGAGTCGAGTCAAATGCTTTATTAACAAAAGCTCGTGAGCAATTGGCAAATATTCTTCATACTGACGAAAAGAATATTTTATTTACATCCGGAGGTACAGAATCGAATAATGCAGCGCTTTTTGGTCTTGCAAAATCTAGCAAATTTAGAGGCAAGCATATTATTACGACAGAAATAGAACACCCTTCGATTTTGGAAGCGGTCAAACGTTTGGAAGAAGAGGGTTACGAAATTGACTACCTAAAGGTAAATAAATATGGAGTCATTTCTTTAGAGGAATTACAGCAAAAACTTCGCAAAGATACAATTATTGTGAGCATTATGCATGTAAACAACGAAATCGGAGCTGTCCAACCAATTAAGGAAGCAGCTCAAATCATTCATCGTACATGCCAGGCAATGTTCCATGTTGATGCAATTCAAAGTTTCGGAAAGCTACCGGTCATTTTTGACGGAGACAATGGTCCAGATGTCATTTCTATTTCCGGACATAAAATTCAAGGTTTAAAAGGAAGCGGCTTGTTAGCATTCCGCAAAAAACCACAACTGAAGGCATTTATCGTCGGTGGTGGACAAGAATTTGGATTAAGAAGTGGTACGGTTGCAGTACCGCAAGCTGTTTCATTGGCAAAAGCGGCCCGTTTAGCTGTTGAAGGCATGCCGGGAAATGTTGAAAACTTTAAAAAATGGTCTGCAGAACTTCATCATTTCTTTGAGCAATTCGGTCAGGAAGTATATGTCCTGTCGCCGAAAGATGGAGCGCCGCATATTTTATCGTTCAGTGTTAGAGGACTAAAAGGTGAAATTTTAATAAACGCGTTACAAAAACGTGATATTATCGTTTCAACATCAAGTGCCTGCTCGTCAAAACAGACGAAAACAAGCCATGTTGTGGAAGCATTAAATATCGATAGCCGCTATAAAAACGGTGTACTACGTTTAAGCTTAGGCGCAATCAACACAGACGAAGATATTGCTTCATTCAAAAAGCAATTCACAATCGTAATGAAAGAATTAAAAGGAGATATTACGCAATGA
- the ezrA gene encoding septation ring formation regulator EzrA, producing MIKYIIIVVVVLLALLMAGLVVRRKHNAEIGRLDKEKLQIQHYPIFEELAKVKALNMNGQTEELFENWRNRWLDVVDKQIPKIDELLFDAEEFVDRFKFNKATHTERDIEQELAKCEQVRVQIITELDELIGSEEKNRIEIEQLKEYYRSARKTILAHQHSFGPALEALETKLEQFTPKFEEFDELTKDGNYLQAREIVLQLNSEAQEIFSLLNDVPTLLTEIQTKIPTAIHELRNGQREMEEQKYYLRHLEMTEYLNGLESELEMLKAEIAELNLPAVSPRIQTINDEIDHFYNLLEKEVMARKYVERNCSGMYSVINDVMRLTKDINDEVAYVQHSYRLQDKEAEIPKVGLKHLEVLQKRYELLSTRVQEERSAYSSLQEELKEITDEIEQIAEEQENFSNKLKNLRIDENKARAELEALKRLLQDTERLLGRANIPGIPEEMDARLEEAAEQIFVVVQSLQEVPLNIIQVNQHLLNAKQSIEETHDKAQEMIENVLIIERLIQFGNRYRATNRQVHENLLEAEDAFKKFRYIKALEDAAKAVEIIDPNAIKRIEELVQEQLLTK from the coding sequence ATGATAAAGTATATCATCATTGTTGTCGTCGTACTATTAGCATTATTAATGGCAGGCTTAGTAGTAAGACGCAAGCATAATGCAGAAATAGGACGATTAGATAAGGAAAAACTACAAATACAACATTACCCGATTTTTGAGGAGCTCGCAAAAGTAAAGGCCCTTAATATGAACGGTCAAACAGAAGAGCTGTTTGAAAACTGGCGTAATCGTTGGTTGGATGTTGTCGATAAGCAAATTCCGAAAATTGACGAATTGTTGTTTGATGCGGAAGAATTTGTCGACCGATTTAAATTTAACAAAGCAACACATACAGAACGCGATATCGAACAGGAACTTGCAAAATGTGAGCAAGTACGTGTACAGATTATTACTGAGCTGGATGAATTGATTGGCAGTGAAGAGAAAAACCGTATTGAAATCGAACAGCTGAAAGAATATTACCGTTCTGCACGCAAGACGATTTTGGCACACCAGCATTCATTTGGTCCAGCTTTGGAAGCATTGGAAACGAAGCTGGAGCAATTTACGCCGAAATTTGAAGAGTTCGATGAGTTAACGAAAGACGGCAACTATTTGCAGGCACGTGAAATTGTCCTACAGCTGAACAGTGAAGCACAGGAAATTTTCAGTTTATTAAATGATGTGCCGACACTGCTGACTGAAATTCAAACTAAAATCCCAACCGCAATTCATGAACTTCGTAACGGGCAGCGTGAAATGGAAGAACAAAAGTATTATTTACGCCATTTAGAAATGACTGAATATTTGAATGGACTTGAGAGTGAACTGGAAATGTTAAAAGCAGAAATCGCTGAACTTAACTTGCCAGCTGTTTCACCACGAATTCAAACAATTAATGATGAAATCGACCATTTTTATAATTTGCTAGAAAAAGAAGTTATGGCAAGAAAATATGTTGAACGTAACTGTTCAGGCATGTACAGTGTGATCAATGATGTTATGCGCCTTACAAAGGACATTAATGATGAAGTCGCTTATGTGCAGCATAGCTACCGTTTACAGGACAAAGAAGCGGAAATTCCAAAAGTGGGCTTAAAACATTTGGAAGTATTACAAAAACGCTATGAATTGTTATCGACACGTGTTCAAGAAGAAAGATCCGCATACTCAAGCTTACAGGAAGAGCTAAAAGAAATTACTGATGAGATTGAGCAAATTGCTGAGGAACAGGAAAACTTCTCGAACAAACTAAAGAACCTCCGTATTGATGAAAATAAAGCAAGAGCTGAATTGGAAGCTTTAAAGCGATTATTGCAAGATACAGAGCGCCTGCTTGGACGTGCCAATATTCCTGGGATTCCGGAAGAAATGGATGCAAGATTAGAAGAGGCGGCAGAACAGATTTTTGTTGTAGTTCAAAGTTTACAGGAAGTACCGTTGAATATTATCCAAGTGAACCAGCATTTACTAAATGCAAAGCAATCGATTGAAGAAACACATGATAAAGCACAGGAAATGATTGAGAATGTATTAATTATTGAGCGTCTTATTCAGTTTGGAAACCGCTACCGTGCAACAAATCGACAAGTACATGAAAATCTACTTGAAGCTGAAGACGCATTCAAGAAATTCCGCTACATAAAAGCACTGGAAGATGCAGCAAAGGCGGTTGAAATTATCGATCCTAATGCAATCAAACGTATTGAGGAGCTCGTTCAGGAGCAGCTGCTTACAAAATAA
- a CDS encoding class I SAM-dependent methyltransferase encodes MEKFEQIFKYINDNAEKVAAQQELDYLEALLQTLEDTLDGKFEWQVEGATKEDMRKAIQIAILKGMRKSAQPNHQMTPDTLGLIVSHFVEQCFDKELTERTLSIVDPALGTGNLLFTVMNALEGKVVASGVEVDDLLIRLAAATGDLIEQPVTLFRQDALEKLLVDPVDAVVCDLPVGYYPNEEVALDYELCAAEGMSYAHHLFIEQSLNYTKEGGFGFFLIPANLFESDQAKQLHQYIKGHAWIQAVIQLPENLFSSKAHEKSILILQKQSEQLKAPREVLLAKVPNMSNRDALAMFFEKVSMWKESNNQKR; translated from the coding sequence ATGGAAAAGTTTGAACAAATTTTTAAATATATTAATGACAACGCAGAAAAAGTTGCAGCGCAGCAAGAGCTGGATTATTTGGAAGCGTTACTGCAAACATTGGAAGATACACTGGACGGGAAATTTGAATGGCAAGTTGAAGGTGCAACGAAGGAAGATATGCGTAAAGCGATCCAAATTGCGATTTTAAAAGGGATGCGTAAAAGTGCGCAGCCGAACCACCAAATGACACCTGATACACTGGGGCTTATTGTAAGCCATTTTGTAGAGCAATGCTTTGACAAGGAATTGACGGAACGGACGCTCTCTATCGTTGATCCGGCACTCGGTACAGGGAATTTACTCTTTACAGTCATGAATGCGCTGGAAGGGAAAGTAGTTGCTTCAGGAGTGGAAGTCGATGATTTATTAATTCGGTTGGCAGCAGCGACAGGAGACCTTATCGAACAACCTGTTACACTTTTCCGTCAAGATGCCCTGGAAAAACTGTTAGTCGATCCTGTTGATGCAGTAGTTTGCGACTTGCCTGTAGGATACTATCCAAACGAAGAAGTAGCACTAGACTACGAATTATGCGCGGCAGAGGGAATGAGCTACGCACACCATTTGTTTATCGAGCAATCTTTAAACTATACAAAAGAAGGTGGGTTTGGATTTTTCCTGATTCCGGCAAATTTATTCGAATCTGATCAGGCAAAACAGCTTCACCAGTATATTAAAGGACATGCATGGATTCAGGCGGTCATCCAATTGCCGGAAAACCTGTTCTCATCAAAAGCGCATGAGAAAAGCATTTTAATTTTACAAAAGCAAAGTGAACAGTTAAAAGCACCGCGTGAAGTTTTATTGGCAAAAGTACCGAATATGTCAAACCGTGATGCTCTGGCGATGTTCTTCGAAAAAGTAAGCATGTGGAAAGAAAGCAATAATCAGAAACGATAA
- a CDS encoding universal stress protein, giving the protein MANHYKSIVVAVDGSKEAEYAFRKSIDVAKRNEGATINLVNVIDTRSFAAIEAYDRSIAERAQQHSEELLNGYKQQAEAEGVENVNLIIEYGSPKNIITKELSNVVEADLIICGATGLNAVERFLIGSVSEAIVRSATCDVLVIRTPE; this is encoded by the coding sequence CAAACCATTATAAAAGCATTGTAGTAGCAGTAGACGGCTCGAAAGAAGCAGAATATGCATTCCGTAAATCAATCGATGTTGCAAAACGCAATGAAGGTGCAACAATCAACCTAGTAAATGTTATCGATACACGTTCTTTCGCAGCTATAGAAGCTTATGACCGTTCAATTGCTGAGCGTGCTCAACAACATTCCGAGGAATTGTTAAACGGTTACAAACAGCAAGCTGAAGCAGAAGGCGTAGAAAACGTTAACCTGATTATTGAATATGGCTCTCCTAAAAATATTATTACAAAAGAACTTTCAAATGTTGTAGAAGCAGATTTAATTATTTGTGGTGCAACTGGTTTAAATGCTGTTGAACGTTTCCTGATCGGTTCTGTATCAGAAGCAATCGTACGTTCAGCTACATGTGACGTATTAGTTATCCGTACACCAGAGTGA
- the tpx gene encoding thiol peroxidase has protein sequence MAQVTFKNSPVTLIGNEVKVGDQAPDFTVVANDLSEVTLKDSEGKIRLFSVVPSLETGVCDKQTRTFNEAAANLGDNVVIYTVSMDLPFAQKRWCGAAGIDNVVTVSDHRDASFGEAYGVHMKELRLLARSIFVVDESGKVAYVEYVPEGTDHPNYDAAIEAVKALAK, from the coding sequence ATGGCACAAGTAACATTTAAAAACAGTCCAGTAACACTAATCGGTAATGAGGTGAAAGTTGGTGATCAAGCACCGGATTTCACAGTAGTTGCCAACGATTTATCAGAAGTAACTTTAAAAGATTCTGAAGGTAAAATTCGCTTATTCTCGGTTGTCCCTTCATTGGAAACAGGTGTTTGTGATAAGCAAACTCGTACATTTAACGAAGCGGCGGCTAACTTAGGTGACAATGTTGTAATTTACACAGTGTCAATGGATTTACCATTTGCTCAAAAACGCTGGTGTGGAGCTGCGGGTATCGATAATGTTGTAACAGTATCAGACCACCGTGATGCATCATTCGGTGAAGCATATGGCGTACATATGAAAGAATTACGCCTTTTAGCACGTTCAATTTTCGTTGTTGATGAATCAGGCAAAGTTGCTTATGTGGAATATGTTCCTGAAGGTACAGACCACCCGAATTATGATGCTGCAATCGAAGCAGTAAAAGCTCTTGCAAAATAA
- a CDS encoding alpha/beta-type small acid-soluble spore protein, with protein sequence MANNNSSNKLRVPGAQQALDQMKYEIAQEFGVQLGPDASSRANGSVGGEITKRLVQMAEQQLRGNQNQ encoded by the coding sequence ATGGCAAACAACAACAGCTCAAACAAATTACGTGTACCTGGTGCACAACAAGCTTTAGATCAAATGAAATATGAAATTGCACAAGAATTTGGTGTACAATTAGGTCCAGACGCATCATCTCGTGCAAACGGTTCTGTAGGTGGCGAAATTACGAAACGCCTAGTACAGATGGCTGAGCAGCAATTACGCGGCAACCAAAACCAATAA
- a CDS encoding RDD family protein, producing the protein MTDIIEVVDEASVVKPPSIKQKTAGFWMRFWAFLLDSIVISAIIGVSIKPVFALMNWSVASDVWYAPMTILSGIIFYAYFVLMTKFFKQTLGKMTFGIKVEKDDGEALDWMTVLFREGVGRFINGTLLYLPYLIVAFSPNNKSIADYFADTVVVHENIYSKDV; encoded by the coding sequence ATGACTGACATAATCGAAGTAGTGGATGAAGCATCTGTCGTAAAGCCGCCTTCTATTAAACAAAAAACAGCCGGCTTCTGGATGCGATTCTGGGCATTTCTGTTGGATTCAATTGTCATAAGTGCGATTATCGGCGTCTCGATTAAGCCGGTGTTTGCATTGATGAATTGGAGTGTTGCCAGCGATGTGTGGTATGCGCCAATGACAATTCTTTCGGGAATTATTTTCTACGCTTATTTTGTGCTCATGACAAAATTTTTTAAGCAAACTTTAGGGAAAATGACGTTTGGAATAAAGGTTGAAAAAGATGACGGGGAAGCACTGGATTGGATGACAGTTCTGTTTCGTGAAGGGGTAGGCCGATTTATCAACGGTACATTATTATACTTACCGTATTTAATTGTCGCTTTTTCACCAAACAATAAAAGCATTGCCGATTATTTTGCCGATACGGTCGTTGTTCATGAAAATATTTATTCAAAAGATGTTTAA